A single Harpia harpyja isolate bHarHar1 chromosome 6, bHarHar1 primary haplotype, whole genome shotgun sequence DNA region contains:
- the LOC128143030 gene encoding calmodulin, striated muscle, producing the protein MAERLSEEQIAEFKEAFSLFDRDGDGCITTKELGTVMRSLGQNPTEAELQDMVGEVDADGSGTIDFPEFLSLMARKMRDTDSEEEIREAFRVFDKDGNGYISAAELRHVMTNLGEKLTDEEVDEMIKEADCNNDGQVNYEEFVRMMTEK; encoded by the coding sequence ATGGCCGAGCGGCTGTCGGAGGAGCAGATCGCCGAATTCAAGgaggctttttccctttttgaccGGGATGGAGACGGTTGCATCACTACGAAGGAGTTGGGCACCGTCATGCGGTCGTTGGGGCAAAACCCTACCGAAGCGGAGCTGCAGGACATGGTGGGGGAGGTGGATGCCGATGGCAGCGGCACCATCGACTTCCCTGAGTTCCTCTCGCTGATGGCGAGGAAGATGAGGGACACAGACAGCGAGGAGGAGATCCGCGAGGCTTTCCGCGTCTTCGATAAGGACGGCAATGGCTACATCAGCGCGGCGGAGCTGCGGCACGTCATGACCAACTTGGGTGAGAAGTTGACGGACGAGGAGGTGGATGAGATGATCAAGGAGGCCGACTGCAACAATGACGGGCAGGTCAACTACGAGGAGTTTGTGAGGATGATGACGGAGAagtga